CACGGGATGCTTCTTTATAAGGCCAGTAGGAGCAACGGCCCCAACCTTTTTGGCGCATTTGCTCAGATCGGTCGGATACCGCAAGGAGCTTGAGCGGCTTTCTTCTGGCGCAACAATGTTAAATCTCAGCAATAAGGCGCTTTCCAACCTGCGGGTCTCGATGCCAGGCATTAGGGAACAGAAGAATGCTGTGGAGCAGGTCTCGGATCTATCGGCTCAGTGCCAAGCAGTCGAATCCATCTACCAACAAAAACTCACCGCCCTCGCCGAACTGAAACAATCCCTACTGCAAAAGGCCTTTTCCGGCGAACTGACGGCAGATCACAAGGATGTCCCCAACCCGGCCCTTAAGGAGGAGATCGCATGAAGCCGCAGAATGAAACCCCCATCGTCATTTTTGAGGGTGCCGACAAGACCGTCGAGGTGCGGCTGGATGCGGGCCAGTCAACCGTGTGGCTGACACAAGCCCAGATGGCCGGACTGTTTGACGTAAGGCCACAGAACATCACCTTGCACCTGAAAAACATCTACGGCGAGGGCGAGTTGGTGGAGGAGGTAACTTGTAAGGATTTCTTACAGGTTCAGCAGGAGGGCGACCGGACGGTCAAGCGCAAGCGCAAACACTATAGCCTGGATGCCGTGCCGTCCGTGGGATACCGGGTCAGTTCCGCGCGAGCAACCCGATTCAGAATCTGGGCCACCCGCATCCTGCGCGAGCACCTGACCCGGGGCTGGACCCTGAGCCGCCAGCGCCTCGAGGCCAATGCCGCGAGCTGGAGGCGGCCATGGCGCTAATGCGCAAGGCCGCCCAGAGCCCGGCCCTGGATGCCAGTAGCGGGCGTGGTCTGGTGGATATCGTGGCCCGTTACGCCCAGACCTTTCTGCTGCTCCAACGCTACGACGAGGGGCATGCTCAATTATCAATTGACAATTGTTAATTGATGAGCGCCCTACGTCACAAGTCTTTTGCCTTCGCATCGATAAAAGCTGACCTTCTGGAGCTACTCAAGCTTCTGACGAGCATCATAAAAACGACTCGGGCTACGAAGTGACCGATATCAATTATCCATTCTCAATTGCCCTTTGCCCCCAATGAACGAAGCCGAGACCCGCGCCGAGCTCATCGACCCCGCCCTGAAGGCGGCGGGCTGGGGCGTGGTGGAGGCCAGCCGGGTGCGGCGTGAGGTCATCAGCCTCGGCCGGTTGCAGGGCGCCGGCAAGCGCGCGAAGCAGGATATTGCCGACTACGTACTGATCTATCGCGGCCAGAAGCTGGCGGTCATCGAGGCCAAGAAGCGCGGTCTGGCGGCCACCGAAGGGCTGGCCCAGGCCAAGCGCTACGCCGGACGCCTGCAGGCCCGCTTCGCCTATGCCACCAACGGCGATGGCATCTACCGGGTGGACATGGCCACCGGCGCGGAAGGACCGGTGGACGCCTATCCGTCGCCGGATGGCCTGTGGGCCGAGACCTTCGGCGACCGGGACCATGGGCACAACACCTGGCGCGAACGCTTCGGCGCCGTGCCCTTCGAGGACAAGGGCGGTTTCTGGCAGGCGCGCTATTACCAGCACAACGCCATCAACCAGACCCTGGAGGCCATCGCCGCCGGTCGCGACCGTATCCTGCTCACTCTGGCCACCGGCACCGGCAAGACGGCCATCGCCTTCCAGATCGCCTGGAAGCTGTTTCATGCCCGCTGGAGCCTGGCGGCACGGGCCTCCGGTACGCCGGCCCGCCAGCCGCGGGTGCTGTTCCTGGCCGACCGCAACATCCTCGCCAACCAGGCCTTCAACGACTTCTCGGCCTTCCCCGAGGATGCCCTGGTGCGCATCGACCCCGAGGCCATCCGCAAGCGGGGGCGGGTGCCGAAGAACGGCAATATCTTCTTCACCATCTTCCAGACCTTCATGACCGGGCGCGACGGCGAGGGCGATCCGGCGCCCAATTTCGGAGACTACCCGCCGGACTTCTTCGATTTCATCGTCATCGATGAATGCCACCGGGGTGGGGCCAACGACGAGGGCAACTGGCGCGGCATCCTGGAGTACTTCCGGCCGGCCGTGCAGCTTGGCCTCACCGCGACACCCAGGCGCGCCCAGAATGCCGACACTTACGCCTACTTCGGCGAGCCCGTCTATATCTATTCGCTGAAGGAGGGCATCAACGACGGCTACTTGACCCCCTTCAAGGTGCGCCAGATCGCCACCACCCTGGATGACTATATCTACACCGCGGATGATCAGGTCATCGAGGGCGAGGTGGAGGCCGGCCGGCGCTATACCGAGGACGACTTCAACCGAGTCATCGAGATTGCCGAGCGCGAGCGCTATCGGGTAAGGCTGTTCATGGCCCAGATGGACCCGCGCGAGAAGACCCTCGTATTCTGCGCCACCCAGGAACACGCTCTGGCGGTGCGGGACCTGATCAACCAGCTCAAGACCAGCACCGACCCCCACTACTGCGAGCGGGTTACCGCCAACGACGGCAAGGAAGGCGAGCGTTTTCTGGGGTTGTTTCGGGACAACGAGAGGACCATCCCCACCATCCTCACCACCTCCCAGAAGCTCTCCACGGGCGTGGATGCGCGCAATGTGCGCAACATCGTCCTGATGCGCCCGGTCAATTCCATGATCGAGTTCAAGCAGATCATCGGCCGCGGCACTCGCCTGTATGACGGCAAGGACTACTTCACCATCCATGATTTCGTGAAGGCCTACGAGCATTTCAGCGATCCGGAGTGGGACGGCGAGCCCCTGGCCCCCGAACCTTGTGCGCGCTGCGGCCATACGCCCTGCACCTGCGCCGTGGTCGTGCCCGGGCCCTGCCCGGAATGTGGCCGGCAGCCCTGTGTCTGCAAAATTGCAGGTGAGGAGCCCTGCGAGGTTTGCGGTGAGCGGCCCTGCGCGTGCGGGAAGCGGCGCCGGCTCCGCATCAAGCTGGCGGATGGCAAGGAGCGCACCATCCAGCACATGAGCGCCACCAGCTTCTGGAGCCCCGACGGCAGGCCCATATCCGCCGCAGAGTTCATCCAGCGCCTGTTCGGCGACATGCCCGCACTGTTCAGGAACGAAGACCAACTGCGTGCCCTGTGGTGCCGCCCGGACACCCGCAGGAAGCTGCTGGAAGGGCTGGAGGAGAAAGGCTACGGTGGCGAGCAACTGGCCGAGGTGGGCAGGCTGATCGAGGCCGAAAACAGCGACCTCTACGACGTGCTGGCCTATATCGCCTTCAACCTGGCGCCAGTGACGCGGGCCGAGCGGGTCGCGTCACACCGCGAGCGGATCCTTCAGGGCCACGACTACCGCCAGCGGGAATTCCTGGGCTTCGTACTGGACCACTACGTGGCGCGGGGCGTGGGCGAGCTGGATACCGCCAAACTGCCCCATCTGATCGAACTGAAATACCACAGCGTAGGGGACGCCGTGAGGGAACTGGGCCCGGTGGGCAGCATTCGTGAGGTATTCGAGGGATTTCAGCGCCATCTGTATTGAGAGCCCCGCCCGCACGGCCCCCCTGGCCACATCGCCGCCCTTTCGCCACAATGGGGGCATGGACAAGTCCAGGCTTTCCCCGGGCGGAGCCACGCCTGACCCTCTTGAGCTGCGCGCCCTCGCCATGGCCACCGAGCAGCGCCAGCGCCGGGCGCGGGCAATGCTCCAGGAGCGTGCCGCCGCCTGCCGGGACCCGGCCCTGGGGCGGTTGCTGGCACGGGCCGCGGCGGGCAATCACCAGCGGGCCACGCGCACCGCCGCCTGGCTGGGCCGCGGGAAGGGTTTGCCGCCCAAGACGCCGCCCACCGAGGCCGCCGCCCGCCGAAATACGGAGGACCCTCTGCTGCGGGAGCGCATCGACGTTACCCCCGATCTGCTGATCCTGAGGATGGACCGGCCCGCCGGCTTCGAGTACCGGGCGGGCCAACACGTGAAGATGGGCGTGCCGGGGCTGCTGCGCACCTTCTCCCTGGTCTCCGCACCCCACGAGCCCCATCTGGAGTTCTTCGTCGAACTGGTGCCGGGCGGGCAGCTGGCGGAGCGGCTGCGGCCCTTGCGGCCGGGGGCCGCCATGGCCCTCGACGCCCGCGCCAAGGGTGACCTCAGCCTCGACCCCGCCCGGCCCCGGCACCTCATGGTGGCCACCGTCACGGGCATCGCCCCCTACGTATCGTTGTTGCGAGACCATTTCCACCGCGGCCCCGGCGACCGGCGCTTCATCGTCCTGGTGGGGGCCAGCCATGGCGACGAGCTGGGCTACCGGGATGAATTGGAGGCCCTGGCGGCCCGCCATCCCGGCGCCGTCACCGTCGTCCCCACCATCAGCCGTCCCCAAGACCCCCGCAACGCCGGCTGGCAGGGCGCCACGGGCCGCGTGGACGTCCTCGCGGCCACCGCCGCGGAGGACTACGGGCTCGCCCCCGGCGACACCGCCGTCTATGCCTGCGGCAACCCGGGCATGGTGGATGCCGTGGCGTCCCACTTCATGGCCGCGGGCTTTGCCGTGTACACCGAGCCGTACGACTGACGCCCGTCGGCGGGGTCATGGGGTCGGGTCTGGCTCATTCCAGCCATAACAGCCAGATGGCGACGCTGGTGACCACCATCAGCAGGGCATTGAGGGGCGCGCCCATGCGGGCGAAGTCGGAGAAGCGGTAGACTCCGGTGCCGTAGATCATGGTGTTGGTCTGGTAGCCGATGGGGGAAAGGAAGCTGGTGGAGGCGGCGAACATGATTGCCAGCACCAGGGGAAAGGGGGGCAGCCCGAGGGCCTCGGCCAGGGAGATGCCCACCGGCACCAGGATCACCACTGAGGCGTTGTTGCTGACGAGCTCGGTAAGCACTGTAGTGAAGAGGTAGAGGACCATCAGCACCAGCACCGGGTGCCAGTCGCCGGCCTGGGCGGCGAGCAGGCCGCTCAGCCACTCGGCGGCGCCGGATTTGGTCATGGCGATACCTAAGGGGATGACCCCGGCGAGCAGGAAGATGACGTCCCAGGACACGCTGTCATACATCTCCTCCTTGGGCATGCACCCGCTGAGCACCATCGCCACCACGCCGGCGATGGCGGCCACGACGATGGGCAGGGGGGTGAACGCCGCCAGCATGACGACGGCGCCGACGATGCCCCCGGCAAGCCACATCCTGCGGCGATCGTAGTCGTCCTCGAACTCCCCGAGCACCACCACGTCGGGGTGTCTGCGCAGGCGGTGCAGGGCGCTGTCGGATATCTCCACCAGCACCGTCTCGCCCACATGCAGTTTTTCCCTCTCCAGGCGCCTGCTGTCCGGCCGGTCCTCGGAGCTGATGCCGATGAGGCGCGCGCGGTAGCGCTCCCAGAAGTCCACCCAGGCGGCGGTGCGGCCGTTGAAAACGAAACGGTTGCGCAGCAGCACCGACACCAGGGCGGCGTCGCCACGCACGCGGTGGGGCTTGCCGAACTCCGACAGAACCTCCACCCGATCGGAGGTCATGAGATCCATGATCTGGCGCAGGCTGGCACGCACCTGCAGGATGTCGCCGGGGGCTACCTTGATGGTCTCGGCGCGCTTGTCGTGGCCGGTGTTTCCCCGCACCAGCTTGAGCACCTCCACCCCCGTCCTGTCCCGGAAGCCGGCGTCCTCGAGGGTCTGGCCCACCAGGGGGCTGGCCTCGTGGACGCCGAGCTCCAGCACGTAGGACTCCTTCTCCTCGTGGTCCACCGGCGCGGCATCCTTTGCCGGCAGCAGCCAGCGGCCGACGGTGATGAAGTACAGCAGCCCCGCGCCGAGGACGATGGCGCCGAGATGGGTGAATTCGAACATCCCGATGTCGCGGCCGAAGGCGGGCTCGTCCTTGAGGATGGTGGAGGCCAGGATGTTGGTGGAGGTGCCGATGAGGGTCAGGGTGCCGCCCAGCATGCCGAAGAAGCTGACGGCCATCAGCATGCGGGAGGCCTGGATGCCGCGCTGGCGGGCCATGCTGACCACCAGCGGGATGGCCATGGCCACGGCGGCGGTGTTGTTGATGAAGCCGGACACCGGACCCACTAGCAGGGCGATCACCAGCAGCTGGCGTATCTCCGAGGTGCCCAGCATGGGAAACAGCCGCTTGCCGGCCACGTGGATCAGCCCGGAGCGCTGGATGCCCGCCGACAGGATGAACATGCACAGCACGGTGACCGTCGCCGGGCTGGAGAGCCCCGACAGGCCCTCGGAGACCGTGGGGAAGGCGGCCTCGAGGTCGATCCCTCGGGCCACCAGCCCCTCGGAGTGGAACAGGATGGGAATACCCGTCACCGTCACCAGGATCACCAGCGCGGTGACATCCATGGGCAGGGCCTCGCTGGCAAACAGGAACAGGGCGGCGGCGATGAGGACGAATACGAGGGCGATCTCAAAGGTCATGGGCGCGGAGTGTGTTGAAGGGACCATTATTCGTGGCCTGGAGCGCTGCGGTCTCGGCCTGGAAGGCGTCGATGAAGCGCTGCGCGGAGCGGCCCAGGTAGCGGTCCCGCCGATAGGCGATCCGGGTCACCTCCCAGGGGAACAGATGAGCCAGGTCCCGTTGCGCCAGATCGGCGTCCGCCTCGGGCTGGTAGGCCATGGCGGCGATGATCCCGATCCCCATGCCCTCGCGCACGTAAGTCTTGATGACGTCCGTGTCGGCGGCCGCCAGCACCACCCGCGGCCGTAAGCCTTCCCTTGCAAATGCCCTGCTCAGGCTGCCGCGGCCGGTGAAGCCGAAGACATAGGTAATGAGGGGGTACGCGCACAGGGCCTCGAGGTCCAGACCCTTGCGAGCGAGCACCGGATGGTGCGGTGGGGTGATGAGGCAGCGGTTCCAGCGGTAGCAGGGTACCGCCACCAGGTCGCTGTGTTCGCCCAGCCCTTCCGTGCACACCGCCAGGTCGACGCTGTCCCGCAGCACCATGTCGATGAGCTGGGCGGGGGTGCCCTGATGGAGTTCGAGGGACACCTCGGGGAAGTCTGCGGTAAAGCGGCGGATCACCGGGGGTAGCACGTAGCGGGCCTGAGTGTGGGTGGCGGCGATGCGCAGCATGTCCGCCTCGTGGCCGGCGTGATCGCGGCCGATGGCCGTGATGCTGGTGGTCGCCGCCAGGGCCTCCCGCGCGTAGCCGAGCACCCGTAGCCCGATCTCGTTGAGGCCGGTGAGGCGCTTGCCCTGACGCCGGAACAGTTCCGTTCCCAGTTGCTCCTCCAGCTGCTTCAGGTGATGGGAGACCGCGGGCTGAACCAGGTGCAGGCGTTGTGCCGCCCGGCTGACGCTGAAGTCGCACTCGGCGACGGCCACGAGGGAGCGGAGCTGGCGAAGTTCCATATCATGAATCCTAATATAATATGTAAATGAATAATTTTACCTAATATATGAATGCGGCAACACTCTCCTGTGAGGGCATACGACCACCAAAGACAGGAGCAAGACCATGCACACCGACAATCAAACCTTCGACAGCGTCCAGCCGGTCACGGTGGTGCCCCTGGACGAAGACGGCTTTCTCGTCGAGGGCTCGTTGTGGAGCCGGGAACTCGCGGAGAGCCTCGCCGAATTGGAGGGGCTCGGCCCCCTGACCGACCGCCACTGGCGTCTGATCGACCATGTGCGGGAACGCTTCCAGCGGGTGGGTGGCGTATCCGCCTTGCGTCTGGTGTGCCGCGCCACCGGCATCCCGCGGGACGAGGTCAAGGCCCTCTTCGGGGATTGCCGGACCATCTGGTACATCGCCGGGCTGCCGAATCCCGGCGAGGAGGCGCGGACCTATTTCTGATCCCCAGGGGCGTGCCAGGGCCATGAGAAGCCGCGGGCGGTGCCCTTAGCGGCGGTCAGCGGGACGCGGGCACTGCCGTGATCAATCGATGACGTCGCCCAAGGCGCGTCGTGGCGTGGCGGGCAGGGTGTCGGCGGCATGACCGAGGCGCAGCAGGATTTGGGGCAGGCCGTCCCGGGCCAGGTAATCCTGGAGCCGGGGTCGCAGCTCCGCGACCTGGATGGGCTGGTTGAGGTAGGAGGCCTGGAGGCCCATGCCGTGGGCCGTCAACAACACGCGCTGGAGGGCCTGACCGGCCCTGAGCCAATCCAGCACCCCGTCGCCCGGGGTGCCCAGCACCGCCAGCAGCGGTGATTCCTCCGCCAGTTCAGCGTCTTTGGCGGCACGGCCGTCGCCCATGTCGAAGCGGCGCACCACCATATGGGCCACCGGTGCCAGGAGACCGGGAACGGTCAGGCCGTCGCCGCTGCGACGGGGGTGCATCCACATGGCCAGTTCGCGGCGCCAACTGGGGTTGGCCCACTGGATGGCATCGCCTTCGCCGACGAGGGCGGCCAGCTCATGGCGCTGGGCCACCCCGCTGTAAGTCTGGAGCCACGCCCATTCGTCGCGGGCGGCCTGCTGCAATGCCGCCACCTCCTGTTCCTGCACCTCCCGCGCCGCGAAGCGCCGCCGATAGGTGCGGCGTGGGGCGATGGCGCCATGGAGCCGGGCCTCGGCCGGCGTCGCGGGGGCGTCCTGGAAGCTGACGGTGGCCAGCAGATCTTCGTCCGCGCTCTTCGGGGTGTCGTCCACCACCGTGGCCAGCCCGCGGTGGGCCGCGGCCACCCGCAGGTTCATCAGGGCGCAGCCGCAGCTGATGGTGAGTTCCCGGTCCTCGGGGTCGTTGACGGGCAGGGCCCGGGTACGGTCCGCATAGAGATCGATATGGTCCGCCGCGACGAAGAAGCGCCACGGCTGAGTGTTGTGGTTGGAGGGTGCCTGGATGGCGCTGGCCAGCAGCTCGTTGATGGTGTCTATAGCGGGCCTGTTGGATGGGGCGTTGGCCATGGTGCCTCCTTGACTTGGGCGAAGGGTCGGCGGACCTCGGAACTCCGGGCTGTCGGTCGGGCCTACAGGGGAATTGTCACCGCGGGCCGGCGGGAGATCCAGCAGGGGTGGCCTGTCTACGGCGGGGAAGGGCCGTTGCCATGGCGTTGGGCAGGGCCGTGGTGAGGTCAGGGCCGTGAGCCGCCATGCACCAGGGCGACCCCGGTGGCGGCGACGGCGAGGCCCAGGATGTCGGTGGGGGTCACGGTGTCACCGAAGGCCAGCCAGGCCATGACCATGGTGACGGGGGGGCTGAGGTAGAACAGGCTGGCCACCCGGGTGGCGTCGCGGCGGGCGATGAGGACCCACATC
The Gammaproteobacteria bacterium DNA segment above includes these coding regions:
- a CDS encoding DEAD/DEAH box helicase family protein is translated as MNEAETRAELIDPALKAAGWGVVEASRVRREVISLGRLQGAGKRAKQDIADYVLIYRGQKLAVIEAKKRGLAATEGLAQAKRYAGRLQARFAYATNGDGIYRVDMATGAEGPVDAYPSPDGLWAETFGDRDHGHNTWRERFGAVPFEDKGGFWQARYYQHNAINQTLEAIAAGRDRILLTLATGTGKTAIAFQIAWKLFHARWSLAARASGTPARQPRVLFLADRNILANQAFNDFSAFPEDALVRIDPEAIRKRGRVPKNGNIFFTIFQTFMTGRDGEGDPAPNFGDYPPDFFDFIVIDECHRGGANDEGNWRGILEYFRPAVQLGLTATPRRAQNADTYAYFGEPVYIYSLKEGINDGYLTPFKVRQIATTLDDYIYTADDQVIEGEVEAGRRYTEDDFNRVIEIAERERYRVRLFMAQMDPREKTLVFCATQEHALAVRDLINQLKTSTDPHYCERVTANDGKEGERFLGLFRDNERTIPTILTTSQKLSTGVDARNVRNIVLMRPVNSMIEFKQIIGRGTRLYDGKDYFTIHDFVKAYEHFSDPEWDGEPLAPEPCARCGHTPCTCAVVVPGPCPECGRQPCVCKIAGEEPCEVCGERPCACGKRRRLRIKLADGKERTIQHMSATSFWSPDGRPISAAEFIQRLFGDMPALFRNEDQLRALWCRPDTRRKLLEGLEEKGYGGEQLAEVGRLIEAENSDLYDVLAYIAFNLAPVTRAERVASHRERILQGHDYRQREFLGFVLDHYVARGVGELDTAKLPHLIELKYHSVGDAVRELGPVGSIREVFEGFQRHLY
- a CDS encoding FAD-binding oxidoreductase; the encoded protein is MDKSRLSPGGATPDPLELRALAMATEQRQRRARAMLQERAAACRDPALGRLLARAAAGNHQRATRTAAWLGRGKGLPPKTPPTEAAARRNTEDPLLRERIDVTPDLLILRMDRPAGFEYRAGQHVKMGVPGLLRTFSLVSAPHEPHLEFFVELVPGGQLAERLRPLRPGAAMALDARAKGDLSLDPARPRHLMVATVTGIAPYVSLLRDHFHRGPGDRRFIVLVGASHGDELGYRDELEALAARHPGAVTVVPTISRPQDPRNAGWQGATGRVDVLAATAAEDYGLAPGDTAVYACGNPGMVDAVASHFMAAGFAVYTEPYD
- a CDS encoding SLC13 family permease, yielding MTFEIALVFVLIAAALFLFASEALPMDVTALVILVTVTGIPILFHSEGLVARGIDLEAAFPTVSEGLSGLSSPATVTVLCMFILSAGIQRSGLIHVAGKRLFPMLGTSEIRQLLVIALLVGPVSGFINNTAAVAMAIPLVVSMARQRGIQASRMLMAVSFFGMLGGTLTLIGTSTNILASTILKDEPAFGRDIGMFEFTHLGAIVLGAGLLYFITVGRWLLPAKDAAPVDHEEKESYVLELGVHEASPLVGQTLEDAGFRDRTGVEVLKLVRGNTGHDKRAETIKVAPGDILQVRASLRQIMDLMTSDRVEVLSEFGKPHRVRGDAALVSVLLRNRFVFNGRTAAWVDFWERYRARLIGISSEDRPDSRRLEREKLHVGETVLVEISDSALHRLRRHPDVVVLGEFEDDYDRRRMWLAGGIVGAVVMLAAFTPLPIVVAAIAGVVAMVLSGCMPKEEMYDSVSWDVIFLLAGVIPLGIAMTKSGAAEWLSGLLAAQAGDWHPVLVLMVLYLFTTVLTELVSNNASVVILVPVGISLAEALGLPPFPLVLAIMFAASTSFLSPIGYQTNTMIYGTGVYRFSDFARMGAPLNALLMVVTSVAIWLLWLE
- a CDS encoding LysR substrate-binding domain-containing protein, whose translation is MELRQLRSLVAVAECDFSVSRAAQRLHLVQPAVSHHLKQLEEQLGTELFRRQGKRLTGLNEIGLRVLGYAREALAATTSITAIGRDHAGHEADMLRIAATHTQARYVLPPVIRRFTADFPEVSLELHQGTPAQLIDMVLRDSVDLAVCTEGLGEHSDLVAVPCYRWNRCLITPPHHPVLARKGLDLEALCAYPLITYVFGFTGRGSLSRAFAREGLRPRVVLAAADTDVIKTYVREGMGIGIIAAMAYQPEADADLAQRDLAHLFPWEVTRIAYRRDRYLGRSAQRFIDAFQAETAALQATNNGPFNTLRAHDL
- a CDS encoding TusE/DsrC/DsvC family sulfur relay protein; its protein translation is MHTDNQTFDSVQPVTVVPLDEDGFLVEGSLWSRELAESLAELEGLGPLTDRHWRLIDHVRERFQRVGGVSALRLVCRATGIPRDEVKALFGDCRTIWYIAGLPNPGEEARTYF
- a CDS encoding nitroreductase, whose protein sequence is MANAPSNRPAIDTINELLASAIQAPSNHNTQPWRFFVAADHIDLYADRTRALPVNDPEDRELTISCGCALMNLRVAAAHRGLATVVDDTPKSADEDLLATVSFQDAPATPAEARLHGAIAPRRTYRRRFAAREVQEQEVAALQQAARDEWAWLQTYSGVAQRHELAALVGEGDAIQWANPSWRRELAMWMHPRRSGDGLTVPGLLAPVAHMVVRRFDMGDGRAAKDAELAEESPLLAVLGTPGDGVLDWLRAGQALQRVLLTAHGMGLQASYLNQPIQVAELRPRLQDYLARDGLPQILLRLGHAADTLPATPRRALGDVID